In the genome of Pseudorca crassidens isolate mPseCra1 chromosome 14, mPseCra1.hap1, whole genome shotgun sequence, one region contains:
- the SMYD5 gene encoding histone-lysine N-trimethyltransferase SMYD5 isoform X3, with protein MAASMCDVFSFCVGVAGRARVAVEVRFVSSAKGKGLFATQPIQKGETIFIERPLVAAQFLWNALYRYRACDHCLRALEKAEENAQRLTGKPGQVLPHPELCTVRKDLHQNCPHCQVTYCSTECLLAAAEQYHRVLCPGPSQDDPLHPLNKLQEAWRSVHYPPETASIMLMARMVATVKQGQLELLRRLFTEALYEEALSQWFTPDGFRSLFALVGTNGQGIGTSSLSQWVHACDALELKPQDREQLDAFIDQLYKDIETATGEFLNCEGSGLFVLQSCCNHSCVPNAETSFPENNFLLHVTALEDIKPGEEICISYLDCCQRERSRHSRHKILRENYLFVCSCPKCLAEADEPNMTSEEEDDEEDEEGEPEDAELGDEMTDV; from the exons ATGGCGGCCTCCATGTGCGACGTGTTCTCCTTCTGCGTGGGCGTGGCGGGCCGAGCCCGGGTAGCCGTGGAAGTCCGCTTCGTGAGCAGCGCCAAG GGAAAGGGGTTGTTTGCCACACAGCCGATCCAGAAGGGGGAGACCATATTCATCGAACGGCCCCTGGTGGCTGCACAGTTTCTCTGGAATGCACTTTATCGCTACCGAG CCTGTGACCACTGCCTTCGGGCActggagaaggcagaggagaacGCCCAGAGACTGACTGGGAAACCAGGCCAGGTTTTGCCTCACCCTGAGCTGTGCACTGTGCGCAAGGACCTGCACCAGAATTGTCCCCACTGCCAG GTGACGTACTGCAGTACAGAATGTCTGCTAGCCGCAGCTGAGCAATACCATCGGGTCCTGtgcccaggcccctcccaggatgaCCCCCTGCATCCTCTCAATAAGCTACAGGAGGCATGGAG gaGTGTTCACTACCCCCCTGAGACTGCAAGCATCATGTTGATGGCCCGGATGGTGGCCACAGTGAAACAG GGCCAGCTGGAGCTTCTGCGGAGACTCTTCACAGAGGCCCTTTATGAGGAAGCACTCAGCCAG TGGTTCACTCCGGATGGATTCCGGTCTCTCTTTGCTCTTGTTGGGACCAATGGCCAAGGAATTGGGACCAG CTCCCTGAGCCAGTGGGTGCATGCCTGTGACGCTCTGGAGCTGAAGCCTCAGGACCGTGAGCAGCTGGACGCCTTCATTGACCAGCTGTACAAGGACATCGAGACAG CAACTGGTGAGTTTCTTAACTGTGAAGGATCTGGCCTCTTTGTGCTGCAGAGCTGCT GCAATCACAGCTGTGTCCCCAATGCAGAGACCTCCTTCCCAGAAAACAACTTCCTTTTGCATGTCACCGCCCTGGAGGATATTAAGCCAGGAGAG GAAATCTGCATCAGCTACTTAGACTGCTGTCAGCGGGAGCGCAGCCGCCATAGCCGCCACAAGATCCTCAG GGAGAACTATCTGTTTGTCTGTTCCTGCCCCAAATGTCTGGCAGAGGCTGATGAACCCAACATGACCTCTGAGGAGGAGGACGATGAAGAGGATGAGGAAGGAGAGCCGGAAGATGCTGAGCTGGGGGATGAGATGACTGATGTGTGA
- the SMYD5 gene encoding histone-lysine N-trimethyltransferase SMYD5 isoform X1 — protein sequence MAASMCDVFSFCVGVAGRARVAVEVRFVSSAKGKGLFATQPIQKGETIFIERPLVAAQFLWNALYRYRACDHCLRALEKAEENAQRLTGKPGQVLPHPELCTVRKDLHQNCPHCQVTYCSTECLLAAAEQYHRVLCPGPSQDDPLHPLNKLQEAWRSVHYPPETASIMLMARMVATVKQAKDKDRWIRLFSQFCNKTANEEEEIVHKLLGDKFKGQLELLRRLFTEALYEEALSQWFTPDGFRSLFALVGTNGQGIGTSSLSQWVHACDALELKPQDREQLDAFIDQLYKDIETATGEFLNCEGSGLFVLQSCCNHSCVPNAETSFPENNFLLHVTALEDIKPGEEICISYLDCCQRERSRHSRHKILRENYLFVCSCPKCLAEADEPNMTSEEEDDEEDEEGEPEDAELGDEMTDV from the exons ATGGCGGCCTCCATGTGCGACGTGTTCTCCTTCTGCGTGGGCGTGGCGGGCCGAGCCCGGGTAGCCGTGGAAGTCCGCTTCGTGAGCAGCGCCAAG GGAAAGGGGTTGTTTGCCACACAGCCGATCCAGAAGGGGGAGACCATATTCATCGAACGGCCCCTGGTGGCTGCACAGTTTCTCTGGAATGCACTTTATCGCTACCGAG CCTGTGACCACTGCCTTCGGGCActggagaaggcagaggagaacGCCCAGAGACTGACTGGGAAACCAGGCCAGGTTTTGCCTCACCCTGAGCTGTGCACTGTGCGCAAGGACCTGCACCAGAATTGTCCCCACTGCCAG GTGACGTACTGCAGTACAGAATGTCTGCTAGCCGCAGCTGAGCAATACCATCGGGTCCTGtgcccaggcccctcccaggatgaCCCCCTGCATCCTCTCAATAAGCTACAGGAGGCATGGAG gaGTGTTCACTACCCCCCTGAGACTGCAAGCATCATGTTGATGGCCCGGATGGTGGCCACAGTGAAACAG GCTAAGGATAAGGATCGTTGGATCAGGCTCTTCTCCCAGTTCTGTAATAAAACCGCCAATGAGGAGGAGGAAATTGTCCACAAACTCCTGGGGGACAAATTCAAG GGCCAGCTGGAGCTTCTGCGGAGACTCTTCACAGAGGCCCTTTATGAGGAAGCACTCAGCCAG TGGTTCACTCCGGATGGATTCCGGTCTCTCTTTGCTCTTGTTGGGACCAATGGCCAAGGAATTGGGACCAG CTCCCTGAGCCAGTGGGTGCATGCCTGTGACGCTCTGGAGCTGAAGCCTCAGGACCGTGAGCAGCTGGACGCCTTCATTGACCAGCTGTACAAGGACATCGAGACAG CAACTGGTGAGTTTCTTAACTGTGAAGGATCTGGCCTCTTTGTGCTGCAGAGCTGCT GCAATCACAGCTGTGTCCCCAATGCAGAGACCTCCTTCCCAGAAAACAACTTCCTTTTGCATGTCACCGCCCTGGAGGATATTAAGCCAGGAGAG GAAATCTGCATCAGCTACTTAGACTGCTGTCAGCGGGAGCGCAGCCGCCATAGCCGCCACAAGATCCTCAG GGAGAACTATCTGTTTGTCTGTTCCTGCCCCAAATGTCTGGCAGAGGCTGATGAACCCAACATGACCTCTGAGGAGGAGGACGATGAAGAGGATGAGGAAGGAGAGCCGGAAGATGCTGAGCTGGGGGATGAGATGACTGATGTGTGA
- the SMYD5 gene encoding histone-lysine N-trimethyltransferase SMYD5 isoform X4, which translates to MAASMCDVFSFCVGVAGRARVAVEVRFVSSAKGKGLFATQPIQKGETIFIERPLVAAQFLWNALYRYRACDHCLRALEKAEENAQRLTGKPGQVLPHPELCTVRKDLHQNCPHCQVTYCSTECLLAAAEQYHRVLCPGPSQDDPLHPLNKLQEAWRSVHYPPETASIMLMARMVATVKQAKDKDRWIRLFSQFCNKTANEEEEIVHKLLGDKFKGQLELLRRLFTEALYEEALSQWFTPDGFRSLFALVGTNGQGIGTSSLSQWVHACDALELKPQDREQLDAFIDQLYKDIETATGEFLNCEGSGLFVLQSCCNHSCVPNAETSFPENNFLLHVTALEDIKPGEEICISYLDCCQRERSRHSRHKILRG; encoded by the exons ATGGCGGCCTCCATGTGCGACGTGTTCTCCTTCTGCGTGGGCGTGGCGGGCCGAGCCCGGGTAGCCGTGGAAGTCCGCTTCGTGAGCAGCGCCAAG GGAAAGGGGTTGTTTGCCACACAGCCGATCCAGAAGGGGGAGACCATATTCATCGAACGGCCCCTGGTGGCTGCACAGTTTCTCTGGAATGCACTTTATCGCTACCGAG CCTGTGACCACTGCCTTCGGGCActggagaaggcagaggagaacGCCCAGAGACTGACTGGGAAACCAGGCCAGGTTTTGCCTCACCCTGAGCTGTGCACTGTGCGCAAGGACCTGCACCAGAATTGTCCCCACTGCCAG GTGACGTACTGCAGTACAGAATGTCTGCTAGCCGCAGCTGAGCAATACCATCGGGTCCTGtgcccaggcccctcccaggatgaCCCCCTGCATCCTCTCAATAAGCTACAGGAGGCATGGAG gaGTGTTCACTACCCCCCTGAGACTGCAAGCATCATGTTGATGGCCCGGATGGTGGCCACAGTGAAACAG GCTAAGGATAAGGATCGTTGGATCAGGCTCTTCTCCCAGTTCTGTAATAAAACCGCCAATGAGGAGGAGGAAATTGTCCACAAACTCCTGGGGGACAAATTCAAG GGCCAGCTGGAGCTTCTGCGGAGACTCTTCACAGAGGCCCTTTATGAGGAAGCACTCAGCCAG TGGTTCACTCCGGATGGATTCCGGTCTCTCTTTGCTCTTGTTGGGACCAATGGCCAAGGAATTGGGACCAG CTCCCTGAGCCAGTGGGTGCATGCCTGTGACGCTCTGGAGCTGAAGCCTCAGGACCGTGAGCAGCTGGACGCCTTCATTGACCAGCTGTACAAGGACATCGAGACAG CAACTGGTGAGTTTCTTAACTGTGAAGGATCTGGCCTCTTTGTGCTGCAGAGCTGCT GCAATCACAGCTGTGTCCCCAATGCAGAGACCTCCTTCCCAGAAAACAACTTCCTTTTGCATGTCACCGCCCTGGAGGATATTAAGCCAGGAGAG GAAATCTGCATCAGCTACTTAGACTGCTGTCAGCGGGAGCGCAGCCGCCATAGCCGCCACAAGATCCTCAG AGGCTGA
- the SMYD5 gene encoding histone-lysine N-trimethyltransferase SMYD5 isoform X2: MAASMCDVFSFCVGVAGRARVAVEVRFVSSAKGKGLFATQPIQKGETIFIERPLVAAQFLWNALYRYRACDHCLRALEKAEENAQRLTGKPGQVLPHPELCTVRKDLHQNCPHCQVTYCSTECLLAAAEQYHRVLCPGPSQDDPLHPLNKLQEAWRSVHYPPETASIMLMARMVATVKQAKDKDRWIRLFSQFCNKTANEEEEIVHKLLGDKFKGQLELLRRLFTEALYEEALSQWFTPDGFRSLFALVGTNGQGIGTSSLSQWVHACDALELKPQDREQLDAFIDQLYKDIETGNHSCVPNAETSFPENNFLLHVTALEDIKPGEEICISYLDCCQRERSRHSRHKILRENYLFVCSCPKCLAEADEPNMTSEEEDDEEDEEGEPEDAELGDEMTDV, translated from the exons ATGGCGGCCTCCATGTGCGACGTGTTCTCCTTCTGCGTGGGCGTGGCGGGCCGAGCCCGGGTAGCCGTGGAAGTCCGCTTCGTGAGCAGCGCCAAG GGAAAGGGGTTGTTTGCCACACAGCCGATCCAGAAGGGGGAGACCATATTCATCGAACGGCCCCTGGTGGCTGCACAGTTTCTCTGGAATGCACTTTATCGCTACCGAG CCTGTGACCACTGCCTTCGGGCActggagaaggcagaggagaacGCCCAGAGACTGACTGGGAAACCAGGCCAGGTTTTGCCTCACCCTGAGCTGTGCACTGTGCGCAAGGACCTGCACCAGAATTGTCCCCACTGCCAG GTGACGTACTGCAGTACAGAATGTCTGCTAGCCGCAGCTGAGCAATACCATCGGGTCCTGtgcccaggcccctcccaggatgaCCCCCTGCATCCTCTCAATAAGCTACAGGAGGCATGGAG gaGTGTTCACTACCCCCCTGAGACTGCAAGCATCATGTTGATGGCCCGGATGGTGGCCACAGTGAAACAG GCTAAGGATAAGGATCGTTGGATCAGGCTCTTCTCCCAGTTCTGTAATAAAACCGCCAATGAGGAGGAGGAAATTGTCCACAAACTCCTGGGGGACAAATTCAAG GGCCAGCTGGAGCTTCTGCGGAGACTCTTCACAGAGGCCCTTTATGAGGAAGCACTCAGCCAG TGGTTCACTCCGGATGGATTCCGGTCTCTCTTTGCTCTTGTTGGGACCAATGGCCAAGGAATTGGGACCAG CTCCCTGAGCCAGTGGGTGCATGCCTGTGACGCTCTGGAGCTGAAGCCTCAGGACCGTGAGCAGCTGGACGCCTTCATTGACCAGCTGTACAAGGACATCGAGACAG GCAATCACAGCTGTGTCCCCAATGCAGAGACCTCCTTCCCAGAAAACAACTTCCTTTTGCATGTCACCGCCCTGGAGGATATTAAGCCAGGAGAG GAAATCTGCATCAGCTACTTAGACTGCTGTCAGCGGGAGCGCAGCCGCCATAGCCGCCACAAGATCCTCAG GGAGAACTATCTGTTTGTCTGTTCCTGCCCCAAATGTCTGGCAGAGGCTGATGAACCCAACATGACCTCTGAGGAGGAGGACGATGAAGAGGATGAGGAAGGAGAGCCGGAAGATGCTGAGCTGGGGGATGAGATGACTGATGTGTGA